Proteins from a genomic interval of Maylandia zebra isolate NMK-2024a linkage group LG15, Mzebra_GT3a, whole genome shotgun sequence:
- the ak9 gene encoding adenylate kinase 9 isoform X1, with amino-acid sequence MATLVDNLIEDEAERERLLAKPTCFIIVGRPGVGKSTLAKKIAESWRCILIDDTSLLNTHIKNETKEGLELLDILSEGRSVPENVVLKLILARLNSPDVEHYGYVLSCLPFMSEEHLKINEQIELIKNLKLTPDIIINIKCPDKDLVQRLSGLKQDPETGQFYNRDQWQREEVYNKEKKSKEQDAEDAEDVEDVEEQEEELSKDTNDRMVWTPEYLAKNAFVRINMYKDNMLRPLEDYMANHNPLYLLELDGNNSTEEWHLSVMSRLETLAINRVPVPVLLHQTEDEEMPEDVSTEDLLRIMSSYRIMVPGFRWRRSRWGRTCPVALKEGKVIPGKPQFSVGFQDKLYILSSAEAHHKFVTNPRPYLLPPMPRLPCKVSIIGPSLAGKTTLCKLLAQHYNTAVIDMEELLQPVLVKAKEERINKIKEETTQAAIDKIKMKMKEDGQNSVTEDHPLVQAMVLSAVQQAKQSSTTYFGLYAEILEKRIKEIEEVEGKTGWVLDNFPKNLSQMDALQQAGLLPEVFFCLTDSDGHQVLRRLYEMNKESVKNTVKKLEDEQSQAIELSNQEEQESEGQSNMKTVMGEAHEDPKELNTTSSANPNAVQKEAVVVHDDSELGYADSPEMNEYKLQLRQFVGEWEKMQSGLTVTHCTLEIGRKSPENLLQEMIQQMDKPFQYVSWELSEEDMEKDAEDIEALAQLERTEEGSDDDYSLGERDEGDTTTNRFLGDTQHFCPVVLKDHNVLRPCTDEIAAKYREKTYYFSSLEARESFLQNPDQFVAHTEPLKPPALRIFLLGSGGSGKTTNGKWLAQQLGLFHIQFREQLQMLIMAKTKMRIPDADELVLLQDDSEDLDAKIMEARAEDKKESEDPYDNMNETEQEELTEDEMAIKAYLSDGDPLNPKILDMTIAPYWKHEPYKSTGFILEGFPIDLNEVQYMFEQKFFPDVVVMMEVDVEDVQSRLLPQYLEIWRERRNKREAQLKLLHDLRKKKREEDISKRKAELMAEQDLKATKKELSFQDGTKDDEEHETADIEEMIEALLEEEFPAEEDEEDIENEETEELATNRLEIGIKERFVTQETNLSSVMELLGEHNIPRMVINASRKLRIVQCQLLKKIKPLLTNRESLFQKCHPIPYSLACKLLLSSFKFFSAFGFLDPIKLHKERDLIQPLKWPFNTTYLLLFHQYIYFFASKENCNTFMLNPLKYLRQPKPTTSLPIKIAVTGPPKSGKTTVAQIFSQKYGLAQLSIGSVMRMVLDTQGNTDLAIQMKEYLLQGLVVPDELAIQCLEVALMNSVCSMQGYVLDGFPMTLKQAELMGSQSIIPMIVVELELDIVEVLKRGLADKMKPNKPHLTHDSSEILHIRNSCYKKEVVHVRHHFQQQYQNCLLLNGLKSKWWIWDRMIKEVSTSMKYIQTYLDRIQKGQAACINKLCITPKEFDCRLGEFGQYCPVCMALHYHLVDISETAALTHAAEYRGHYFKMCDENHLEMFLSTPDQFVTPGCPHTLPKPHLLPRKLTEIHVKNRFPQQVEMKGYCPVTYLDGKQRYEALVRGKMEYAVEYRERIYIFETKEKRDKFMRTPETYWAQKLPIKVPPLSEPVHLTSLPTLGYLEQGVAEAVIKAMTAAGCLKPKHPYLSLKRSALSYVALYLKAFNHRSTDSIRQMYKKKLASFEENCMLIPYLSTVMKGNYRPPSERPIDFEFKLNRFLALSNLPGANGVQLD; translated from the exons ATGGCTACTTTAGTAGACAACTTAATTGAAGATGAAGCCGAAAGAGAGAGACTTCTTGCTAAGCCCACCTGCTTTATCATCGTTGGAAGACCG GGTGTTGGCAAATCCACCTTGGCCAAAAAAATTGCAGAGTCCTGGAGGTGTATCCTTATTGATG ATACCAGTCTTctcaacacacacataaaaaatgaaacaaaagagGGCCTGGAG CTTTTGGACATCTTATCTGAGGGAAGAAGTGTACCAGAGAATGTGGTGCTGAAGCTGATTCTTGCCAGGCTTAACTCGCCAGATGTGGAGCACTATG GTTATGTACTGAGCTGCCTGCCGTTCATGTCAGAAGAGCATCTGAAGATTAATGAGCAGATTGAACTGATCAAAAACCTCAAGCTAACGCCTGATATTATCATTAACATCAAG TGTCCAGACAAGGACCTTGTCCAGAGGCTATCTGGTCTGAAGCAGGACCCAGAGACAGGGCAGTTTTACAACAGGGATCAGTGGCAGCGTGAAGAGGTGTATAACAAGGAGAAGAAGAGCAAGGAACAGGATGCAGAGGATGCAGAGGATGTGGAGGATGTGGAAGAGCAG gaAGAGGAACTCTCAAAGGATACCAATGACAGAATGGTGTGGACACCAGAGTATTTGGCTAAAAATGCTTTTGTTCGAATTAACATGTACAAGGATAACATGCTTAGACCACTGGAG GACTACATGGCAAACCACAACCCTCTCTACCTTTTGGAGTTGgatggaaataattcaacagaaGAGTGGCACTTG TCTGTTATGTCGCGTCTCGAAACTTTGGCTATAAATCGCGTCCCCGTTCCAGTCCTCCTCCACCAGACTGAGGATGAGGAAATGCCAGAGGACGTTAGCACG GAGGACCTACTGAGAATTATGTCCTCTTACAGGATTATGGTCCCTGGCTTTAGGTGGAGAAGGAGCCGCTGGGGCAGAACTTGCCCTGTTGCTTTGAAAGAGGGCAAGGTCATTCCTGGCAAGCCACAATTTAGTGTGGG ATTCCAGGACAAACTGTACATCCTTTCGTCAGCGGAGGCACACCATAAATTTGTCACAAACCCTCGCCCTTACCTGTTACCTCCAATGCCGAGGTTACCCTGCAAAGTTTCAATCATTGGGCCTTCCCTTGCAGGGAAGACCACCTTATGTAAACTTCTAGCTCAGCACTATAACACAGCGGTAATTGACATGGAGGAACTGTTGCAGCCAGTTTTGGTCAAGGCTAAAGAGGAGAGgattaataaaattaaagagGAGACAACACAGGCTGCTATAGACAAAATCAAAATGAAGATGAAGGAAGATGGACAAAATTCAG tgACAGAGGATCATCCACTGGTGCAAGCCATGGTACTCAGTGCTGTGCAGCAAGCAAAGCAATCGAGTACTACTTATTTTGGCTTGTATGCTGAGATACTAGAGAAGCGTATAAAAGAG ATTGAAGAGGTGGAGGGCAAGACTGGGTGGGTGCTTGACAACTTTCCCAAGAACCTTTCCCAGATGGATGCCTTACAGCAAGCTGGACTTCTGCCAGAGGTCTTCTTCTGTCTCACAGACAGCGATGGACACCAGG TTTTGAGAAGACTTTATGAGATGAATAAAGAAAGTGTAAAGAACACTGTAAAGAAGTTAGAGGATGAACAGTCTCAGGCGATAGAGCTCTC AAACCAAGAGGAGCAAGAATCAGAGGGGCAATCAAATATGAAGACAGTTATGGGAGAAGCTCATG aagATCCTAAGGAATTGAACACCACCAGCTCTGCAAATCCAAATGcagtacaaaaagaag CAGTGGTAGTACATGATGATTCAGAGTTGGGCTATGCAGATAGCCCCGAGATGAACGAGTATAAACTGCAGTTACGACAGTTTGTGGGTGAATGGGAGAAAATGCAGTCTGGTTTAACGGTAACCCACTGTACCCTGGAGATTGGCAGGAAAAGCCCAGAGAACCTGCTTCAAGAGATGATCCAGCAGATGGACA AACCCTTTCAGTATGTGTCCTGGGAGTTATCAGAGGAGGACATGGAAAAAGACGCAGAAGATATAGAGGCCTTAGCTCAGCTGGAGAGAACAGAGGAAGGCAGTGATGATGATTATTCCCTAGGGGAAAGAGATGAA GGAGACACCACGACCAACAGATTCTTAGGTGACACCCAGCATTTCTGCCCTGTTGTCTTAAAAGACCATAATGTCCTGCGACCCTGTACCGATGAAATTGCAGCTAAGTATCGTGAGAAGACCTACTACTTCTCCAGCTTAGAAGCCAGGGAATCATTTCTTCAAAATCCTGATCAATTTGTTGCACACACTGAGCCTCTCAAG CCTCCTGCTCTGCGGATCTTTTTGCTCGGCAGCGGAGGCTCAGGCAAGACGACTAATGGGAAGTGGCTTGCACAGCAGCTTGGACTCTTCCATATCCAGTTCAGAGAGCAGCTCCAAATGCTCATAATGGCCAAGACAAAGATGCGGATACCTGATGCTGATGAGTTAGTGCTCTTACAAGATGATTCTGAAGACTTGGATGCCAAAATAATGGAAGCCAGGGCGGAGGACAAGAAGGAGTCAGAGGATCCCTATGATAACATGAATGAGACGGAG CAAGAAGAACTGACTGAGGATGAAATGGCCATCAAAGCCTACCTATCTGATGGAGATCCTCTCAATCCAAAGATTCTGGACATGACTATTGCACCATACTGGAAACATGAACCATACAA GTCTACAGGTTTTATTTTGGAGGGCTTTCCTATTGATCTGAATGAGGTGCAGTACATGTTTGAGCAAAAGTTTTTCCCTGACGTTGTGGTAATGATGGAAGTGGATGTTGAGGATGTCCAGAGTCGTCTGTTGCCACAGTACCTGGAGATTTGGCGTGAGCGTCGAAACAAACGTGAAGCACAGCTGAAACTCCTTCATGACCTGCGTAAAAAAAAACGG GAGGAGGATATTTCCAAGAGAAAAGCTGAACTCATGGCAGAGCAAGATTTAAAGGCAACTAAAAAAGAG CTCAGTTTTCAAGATGGCACAAAAGATGATGAAGAGCATGAAACTGCAGACATAGAGGAGATGATTGAGGCCCTGCTGGAGGAGGAATTTCCTGCagaagaggatgaggaagaCATCGAGAATGAGGAGACTGAGGAACTAGCTACCAACAGGCTGGAGATAGGAATAAAAGAGCGTTTTGTGACACAAGAGACCAACCTTAGTTCTGTGATG GAACTCCTAGGTGAACACAATATACCCAGAATGGTCATCAATGCGTCTCGCAAACTACGCATTGTTCAGTGTCAGCTGCTCAAGAAAATCAAACCCTTGTTGACCAACAGGGAGTCACTCTTCCAAAAATGCCACCCCATCCCCTACAGCCTGGCATGCAAACTGCTGCTCTCCTCTTTTAAGTTCTTCAGTGCCTTTGGCTTCCTGGACCCCATCAAG CTACACAAAGAAAGAGACCTGATCCAGCCTCTGAAGTGGCCTTTCAACACAACATACCTCCTGCTGTTCCATCAGTATATCTACTTCTTTGCATCTAAGGAGAACTGTAACACATTTATGCTCAACCCCTTAAAGTACCTGCGGCAGCCCAAGCCCACCACGTCACTTCCTATTAAAATAGCAGTGACTGGACCTCCAAAATCTGGAAAGACCACCG TGGCACAAATTTTTTCTCAGAAATATGGCTTGGCTCAGCTGTCCATTGGTAGCGTTATGCGTATGGTGCTTGACACTCAGGGGAACACCGATCTGGCTATTCAGATGAAAGAGTATCTCTTACAGGGCCTTGTTGTGCCTGATGAACTGGCCATTCAGTGTCTGGAGGTGGCACTGATGAACTCAGTCTGTAGCATGCAAGG ATATGTGCTTGATGGGTTTCCAATGACCCTTAAGCAGGCAGAACTGATGGGGTCTCAGAGCATCATCCCCATGATAGTAGTTGAGCTAGAGCTGGACATAGTGGAGGTGCTGAAGAGAGGTCTTGCAGACAAGATGAAGCCCAACAA GCCTCACTTGACGCACGATAGCTCTGAGATCCTACACATTCGTAATTCCTGCTACAAGAAGGAGGTGGTGCATGTGAGGCATCACTTCCAACAACAATATCAAAACTGCTTGCTTCTCAATGGCCTCAAGAGCAAATGGTGGATCTGGGACAGAATGATAAAAGAGGTCAGCACCAGCATGAAATATATTCAAACTTACCTGGACAGGATACAGAAGG GGCAAGCAGCCTGCATCAACAAGCTGTGCATCACACCCAAGGAGTTTGACTGCCGACTTGGAGAGTTTGGCCAGTACTGCCCTGTCTGCATGGCCCTACATTACCACCTGGTGGACATCTCAGAAACTGCAGCATTGACTCATGCGGCTGAGTACAGGGGACATTATTTCAAGATGTGTGATGAAAACCATTTAGAG ATGTTCCTGTCTACTCCTGATCAATTTGTCACACCTGGCTGCCCGCACACCCTCCCAAAACCCCACCTCCTGCCAAGGAAGCTGACTGAGATACACGTGAAGAACAGGTTTCCACAGCAAGTTGAGATGAAGGGCTACTGTCCTGTTACTTACCTGGATGGAAAGCAGAG GTACGAAGCTCTGGTTCGAGGAAAGATGGAATATGCTGTGGAGTACAGAGAACGAATTTATATTTTTGAGACCAAGGAGAAACGGGACAAGTTCATGAG gaCTCCTGAAACCTACTGGGCCCAAAAGCTGCCCATTAAAGTTCCTCCCCTTTCTGAACCTGTACATCTCACCTCCCTTCCAACGCTGGGCTACCTGGAGCAG GGTGTGGCAGAAGCAGTGATCAAGGCAATGACAGCTGCCGGGTGTCTCAAACCAAAGCATCCTTATCTCAGTTTAAAGAGATCAGCTCTCAGTTATGTGGCCTTGTATTTGAAAG CTTTCAACCACAGGAGTACAGACTCCATTCGCCAGATGTACAAAAAGAAGCTGGCCTCATTTGAAGAGAACTGCATGCTCATCCCCTACCTGAGCACTGTAATGAAGGGGAACTACAGGCCTCCCAGTGAACGCCCGATTGACTTTGAGTTCAAGCTGAACAGGTTTTTGGCCTTAAGCAACTTGCCCGGAGCTAATGGCGTACAGCTTGATTAG
- the ak9 gene encoding adenylate kinase 9 isoform X2 encodes MRKCQRTLARIMVPGFRWRRSRWGRTCPVALKEGKVIPGKPQFSVGFQDKLYILSSAEAHHKFVTNPRPYLLPPMPRLPCKVSIIGPSLAGKTTLCKLLAQHYNTAVIDMEELLQPVLVKAKEERINKIKEETTQAAIDKIKMKMKEDGQNSVTEDHPLVQAMVLSAVQQAKQSSTTYFGLYAEILEKRIKEIEEVEGKTGWVLDNFPKNLSQMDALQQAGLLPEVFFCLTDSDGHQVLRRLYEMNKESVKNTVKKLEDEQSQAIELSNQEEQESEGQSNMKTVMGEAHEDPKELNTTSSANPNAVQKEAVVVHDDSELGYADSPEMNEYKLQLRQFVGEWEKMQSGLTVTHCTLEIGRKSPENLLQEMIQQMDKPFQYVSWELSEEDMEKDAEDIEALAQLERTEEGSDDDYSLGERDEGDTTTNRFLGDTQHFCPVVLKDHNVLRPCTDEIAAKYREKTYYFSSLEARESFLQNPDQFVAHTEPLKPPALRIFLLGSGGSGKTTNGKWLAQQLGLFHIQFREQLQMLIMAKTKMRIPDADELVLLQDDSEDLDAKIMEARAEDKKESEDPYDNMNETEQEELTEDEMAIKAYLSDGDPLNPKILDMTIAPYWKHEPYKSTGFILEGFPIDLNEVQYMFEQKFFPDVVVMMEVDVEDVQSRLLPQYLEIWRERRNKREAQLKLLHDLRKKKREEDISKRKAELMAEQDLKATKKELSFQDGTKDDEEHETADIEEMIEALLEEEFPAEEDEEDIENEETEELATNRLEIGIKERFVTQETNLSSVMELLGEHNIPRMVINASRKLRIVQCQLLKKIKPLLTNRESLFQKCHPIPYSLACKLLLSSFKFFSAFGFLDPIKLHKERDLIQPLKWPFNTTYLLLFHQYIYFFASKENCNTFMLNPLKYLRQPKPTTSLPIKIAVTGPPKSGKTTVAQIFSQKYGLAQLSIGSVMRMVLDTQGNTDLAIQMKEYLLQGLVVPDELAIQCLEVALMNSVCSMQGYVLDGFPMTLKQAELMGSQSIIPMIVVELELDIVEVLKRGLADKMKPNKPHLTHDSSEILHIRNSCYKKEVVHVRHHFQQQYQNCLLLNGLKSKWWIWDRMIKEVSTSMKYIQTYLDRIQKGQAACINKLCITPKEFDCRLGEFGQYCPVCMALHYHLVDISETAALTHAAEYRGHYFKMCDENHLEMFLSTPDQFVTPGCPHTLPKPHLLPRKLTEIHVKNRFPQQVEMKGYCPVTYLDGKQRYEALVRGKMEYAVEYRERIYIFETKEKRDKFMRTPETYWAQKLPIKVPPLSEPVHLTSLPTLGYLEQGVAEAVIKAMTAAGCLKPKHPYLSLKRSALSYVALYLKAFNHRSTDSIRQMYKKKLASFEENCMLIPYLSTVMKGNYRPPSERPIDFEFKLNRFLALSNLPGANGVQLD; translated from the exons ATGAGGAAATGCCAGAGGACGTTAGCACG GATTATGGTCCCTGGCTTTAGGTGGAGAAGGAGCCGCTGGGGCAGAACTTGCCCTGTTGCTTTGAAAGAGGGCAAGGTCATTCCTGGCAAGCCACAATTTAGTGTGGG ATTCCAGGACAAACTGTACATCCTTTCGTCAGCGGAGGCACACCATAAATTTGTCACAAACCCTCGCCCTTACCTGTTACCTCCAATGCCGAGGTTACCCTGCAAAGTTTCAATCATTGGGCCTTCCCTTGCAGGGAAGACCACCTTATGTAAACTTCTAGCTCAGCACTATAACACAGCGGTAATTGACATGGAGGAACTGTTGCAGCCAGTTTTGGTCAAGGCTAAAGAGGAGAGgattaataaaattaaagagGAGACAACACAGGCTGCTATAGACAAAATCAAAATGAAGATGAAGGAAGATGGACAAAATTCAG tgACAGAGGATCATCCACTGGTGCAAGCCATGGTACTCAGTGCTGTGCAGCAAGCAAAGCAATCGAGTACTACTTATTTTGGCTTGTATGCTGAGATACTAGAGAAGCGTATAAAAGAG ATTGAAGAGGTGGAGGGCAAGACTGGGTGGGTGCTTGACAACTTTCCCAAGAACCTTTCCCAGATGGATGCCTTACAGCAAGCTGGACTTCTGCCAGAGGTCTTCTTCTGTCTCACAGACAGCGATGGACACCAGG TTTTGAGAAGACTTTATGAGATGAATAAAGAAAGTGTAAAGAACACTGTAAAGAAGTTAGAGGATGAACAGTCTCAGGCGATAGAGCTCTC AAACCAAGAGGAGCAAGAATCAGAGGGGCAATCAAATATGAAGACAGTTATGGGAGAAGCTCATG aagATCCTAAGGAATTGAACACCACCAGCTCTGCAAATCCAAATGcagtacaaaaagaag CAGTGGTAGTACATGATGATTCAGAGTTGGGCTATGCAGATAGCCCCGAGATGAACGAGTATAAACTGCAGTTACGACAGTTTGTGGGTGAATGGGAGAAAATGCAGTCTGGTTTAACGGTAACCCACTGTACCCTGGAGATTGGCAGGAAAAGCCCAGAGAACCTGCTTCAAGAGATGATCCAGCAGATGGACA AACCCTTTCAGTATGTGTCCTGGGAGTTATCAGAGGAGGACATGGAAAAAGACGCAGAAGATATAGAGGCCTTAGCTCAGCTGGAGAGAACAGAGGAAGGCAGTGATGATGATTATTCCCTAGGGGAAAGAGATGAA GGAGACACCACGACCAACAGATTCTTAGGTGACACCCAGCATTTCTGCCCTGTTGTCTTAAAAGACCATAATGTCCTGCGACCCTGTACCGATGAAATTGCAGCTAAGTATCGTGAGAAGACCTACTACTTCTCCAGCTTAGAAGCCAGGGAATCATTTCTTCAAAATCCTGATCAATTTGTTGCACACACTGAGCCTCTCAAG CCTCCTGCTCTGCGGATCTTTTTGCTCGGCAGCGGAGGCTCAGGCAAGACGACTAATGGGAAGTGGCTTGCACAGCAGCTTGGACTCTTCCATATCCAGTTCAGAGAGCAGCTCCAAATGCTCATAATGGCCAAGACAAAGATGCGGATACCTGATGCTGATGAGTTAGTGCTCTTACAAGATGATTCTGAAGACTTGGATGCCAAAATAATGGAAGCCAGGGCGGAGGACAAGAAGGAGTCAGAGGATCCCTATGATAACATGAATGAGACGGAG CAAGAAGAACTGACTGAGGATGAAATGGCCATCAAAGCCTACCTATCTGATGGAGATCCTCTCAATCCAAAGATTCTGGACATGACTATTGCACCATACTGGAAACATGAACCATACAA GTCTACAGGTTTTATTTTGGAGGGCTTTCCTATTGATCTGAATGAGGTGCAGTACATGTTTGAGCAAAAGTTTTTCCCTGACGTTGTGGTAATGATGGAAGTGGATGTTGAGGATGTCCAGAGTCGTCTGTTGCCACAGTACCTGGAGATTTGGCGTGAGCGTCGAAACAAACGTGAAGCACAGCTGAAACTCCTTCATGACCTGCGTAAAAAAAAACGG GAGGAGGATATTTCCAAGAGAAAAGCTGAACTCATGGCAGAGCAAGATTTAAAGGCAACTAAAAAAGAG CTCAGTTTTCAAGATGGCACAAAAGATGATGAAGAGCATGAAACTGCAGACATAGAGGAGATGATTGAGGCCCTGCTGGAGGAGGAATTTCCTGCagaagaggatgaggaagaCATCGAGAATGAGGAGACTGAGGAACTAGCTACCAACAGGCTGGAGATAGGAATAAAAGAGCGTTTTGTGACACAAGAGACCAACCTTAGTTCTGTGATG GAACTCCTAGGTGAACACAATATACCCAGAATGGTCATCAATGCGTCTCGCAAACTACGCATTGTTCAGTGTCAGCTGCTCAAGAAAATCAAACCCTTGTTGACCAACAGGGAGTCACTCTTCCAAAAATGCCACCCCATCCCCTACAGCCTGGCATGCAAACTGCTGCTCTCCTCTTTTAAGTTCTTCAGTGCCTTTGGCTTCCTGGACCCCATCAAG CTACACAAAGAAAGAGACCTGATCCAGCCTCTGAAGTGGCCTTTCAACACAACATACCTCCTGCTGTTCCATCAGTATATCTACTTCTTTGCATCTAAGGAGAACTGTAACACATTTATGCTCAACCCCTTAAAGTACCTGCGGCAGCCCAAGCCCACCACGTCACTTCCTATTAAAATAGCAGTGACTGGACCTCCAAAATCTGGAAAGACCACCG TGGCACAAATTTTTTCTCAGAAATATGGCTTGGCTCAGCTGTCCATTGGTAGCGTTATGCGTATGGTGCTTGACACTCAGGGGAACACCGATCTGGCTATTCAGATGAAAGAGTATCTCTTACAGGGCCTTGTTGTGCCTGATGAACTGGCCATTCAGTGTCTGGAGGTGGCACTGATGAACTCAGTCTGTAGCATGCAAGG ATATGTGCTTGATGGGTTTCCAATGACCCTTAAGCAGGCAGAACTGATGGGGTCTCAGAGCATCATCCCCATGATAGTAGTTGAGCTAGAGCTGGACATAGTGGAGGTGCTGAAGAGAGGTCTTGCAGACAAGATGAAGCCCAACAA GCCTCACTTGACGCACGATAGCTCTGAGATCCTACACATTCGTAATTCCTGCTACAAGAAGGAGGTGGTGCATGTGAGGCATCACTTCCAACAACAATATCAAAACTGCTTGCTTCTCAATGGCCTCAAGAGCAAATGGTGGATCTGGGACAGAATGATAAAAGAGGTCAGCACCAGCATGAAATATATTCAAACTTACCTGGACAGGATACAGAAGG GGCAAGCAGCCTGCATCAACAAGCTGTGCATCACACCCAAGGAGTTTGACTGCCGACTTGGAGAGTTTGGCCAGTACTGCCCTGTCTGCATGGCCCTACATTACCACCTGGTGGACATCTCAGAAACTGCAGCATTGACTCATGCGGCTGAGTACAGGGGACATTATTTCAAGATGTGTGATGAAAACCATTTAGAG ATGTTCCTGTCTACTCCTGATCAATTTGTCACACCTGGCTGCCCGCACACCCTCCCAAAACCCCACCTCCTGCCAAGGAAGCTGACTGAGATACACGTGAAGAACAGGTTTCCACAGCAAGTTGAGATGAAGGGCTACTGTCCTGTTACTTACCTGGATGGAAAGCAGAG GTACGAAGCTCTGGTTCGAGGAAAGATGGAATATGCTGTGGAGTACAGAGAACGAATTTATATTTTTGAGACCAAGGAGAAACGGGACAAGTTCATGAG gaCTCCTGAAACCTACTGGGCCCAAAAGCTGCCCATTAAAGTTCCTCCCCTTTCTGAACCTGTACATCTCACCTCCCTTCCAACGCTGGGCTACCTGGAGCAG GGTGTGGCAGAAGCAGTGATCAAGGCAATGACAGCTGCCGGGTGTCTCAAACCAAAGCATCCTTATCTCAGTTTAAAGAGATCAGCTCTCAGTTATGTGGCCTTGTATTTGAAAG CTTTCAACCACAGGAGTACAGACTCCATTCGCCAGATGTACAAAAAGAAGCTGGCCTCATTTGAAGAGAACTGCATGCTCATCCCCTACCTGAGCACTGTAATGAAGGGGAACTACAGGCCTCCCAGTGAACGCCCGATTGACTTTGAGTTCAAGCTGAACAGGTTTTTGGCCTTAAGCAACTTGCCCGGAGCTAATGGCGTACAGCTTGATTAG